In Acidianus brierleyi, one genomic interval encodes:
- a CDS encoding PIN domain-containing protein, which produces MEKKLVNLSELIVDTSFLLPLAGIKVKGIENDLLDGKTIYYPSLMLTELIAVIIKEAKKLKLSQIPEDAMKGLSYIISNVRLISLGQQDLGIIYEIINNGWNDIFDATLYSAYKSTGVPLITMDKSFYEFLNRKGLDTNKIILI; this is translated from the coding sequence TTGGAGAAGAAATTAGTAAATCTCTCGGAATTAATAGTTGATACATCATTTTTACTTCCATTAGCAGGAATTAAGGTTAAAGGTATTGAGAATGATCTATTAGATGGAAAAACCATATATTATCCATCACTTATGTTAACAGAACTTATAGCTGTAATCATTAAAGAAGCAAAGAAGCTAAAATTAAGTCAAATACCAGAAGATGCAATGAAAGGTTTATCGTACATCATAAGTAATGTTAGATTAATCTCACTGGGACAACAAGATTTGGGAATAATATATGAGATTATAAACAATGGATGGAACGATATATTTGACGCAACCTTATATTCTGCCTACAAAAGTACTGGAGTTCCTTTAATTACAATGGATAAATCGTTTTACGAATTCTTAAACAGAAAAGGATTAGATACTAATAAAATCATATTAATTTAG
- a CDS encoding MFS transporter, translating into MAKKEEIGKNLEKDGPASFGKDTAKAVGSQFLGFLLDAYDLTMILTIAPVLAVVLLPPSSPLLAAFSVILAYSLTIIFRPVGSAIFGHFGDKLGRRTDLIITVLGLGVTSALTAALPTYAQVGILSFILFVIIRIGVGIFAGGEYAAGHPFAMEWTPYKWRGLMSGLVQGGFSFGAALAAAVLALFISIFGQKALEIYAWRYLFLTALIPAVIALAVRLFMRDTPIFSNLKANNKIRKSPFTDLFRKPYRRDFFQVMLYMTGMFFFAYALFAFVPTILEHKPSVFPLGTADDIYTISTIAAFFGALSFGALSQIVGRRKLTLIWAIATAIIAIPIYYMLMYGATIDSVAIAMIAGIIIGVITQGPWGIIPIYLSERFKASMRSSGVGFGYSSGIFLGGWFSIYVPLMHEYLFKSIDTPTNIWFSTAVLLLIGAIIVGIGQYLGPETLGEGLSE; encoded by the coding sequence ATGGCTAAAAAAGAGGAGATAGGCAAAAATCTGGAAAAAGATGGTCCAGCTTCTTTTGGTAAGGATACAGCAAAGGCTGTAGGATCTCAGTTTTTAGGATTTCTCCTTGATGCGTACGACCTAACAATGATATTAACAATAGCTCCAGTTTTGGCTGTTGTACTTCTCCCACCTTCATCTCCTTTACTAGCAGCATTTAGCGTTATATTAGCATATTCCTTGACTATAATATTTAGACCTGTGGGATCAGCAATTTTTGGGCATTTTGGAGACAAGTTAGGTAGAAGGACCGATCTGATTATAACAGTATTAGGTCTAGGAGTTACTAGTGCACTAACTGCAGCGTTACCGACTTATGCTCAAGTAGGAATATTATCTTTTATTCTATTTGTTATAATAAGAATAGGAGTAGGAATATTTGCAGGAGGAGAATATGCTGCTGGACATCCTTTTGCAATGGAATGGACTCCATATAAATGGAGAGGTTTAATGAGCGGTCTGGTTCAAGGTGGTTTCTCTTTCGGCGCTGCATTAGCTGCTGCTGTGTTAGCTCTCTTTATCTCAATTTTCGGTCAAAAGGCTCTTGAGATCTATGCATGGAGATATCTTTTTCTCACTGCTTTAATTCCAGCAGTTATAGCTCTAGCAGTTAGATTATTCATGAGGGATACTCCAATTTTTTCTAACTTAAAGGCAAACAATAAAATAAGGAAAAGTCCTTTTACTGATCTCTTTAGGAAACCTTACAGGAGAGATTTCTTTCAAGTTATGCTTTACATGACTGGAATGTTCTTCTTTGCCTATGCCCTATTCGCTTTTGTACCTACAATCTTGGAACATAAACCTTCTGTATTTCCGCTAGGCACGGCAGATGATATTTACACTATATCTACAATAGCTGCGTTTTTTGGTGCATTATCTTTTGGTGCATTATCTCAAATAGTTGGGAGAAGAAAACTAACGTTAATATGGGCTATAGCTACTGCTATAATCGCAATTCCTATTTACTACATGTTAATGTACGGTGCTACTATAGACAGTGTAGCAATAGCAATGATAGCAGGAATAATTATAGGGGTAATCACTCAAGGACCTTGGGGAATAATACCAATTTATCTTTCTGAAAGATTTAAAGCATCAATGAGGTCTTCTGGAGTTGGTTTCGGATATTCTTCGGGGATATTTCTAGGTGGATGGTTCAGTATATATGTACCTTTAATGCACGAATATCTATTCAAATCTATAGATACTCCTACAAATATATGGTTCTCTACTGCCGTTCTTCTGCTAATAGGAGCTATAATTGTAGGTATAGGGCAATATTTAGGACCAGAAACACTTGGAGAAGGCCTTTCTGAGTGA
- a CDS encoding MFS transporter, producing MSSTLWKKRVIHIIVFVLVLYLINFLDRVNISYAIDAGMFNDLGLSSATATVAASLASSLFFVGYFIPQIFSNLQINRIGVRKVFALAFLFWGIITVLTGLSTSVTEVYVLRFLLGIAEAPFYAGVIFYLSLWFTKKERATANSLFNAAIPISGIIGGLIAGTIFSVYGNDPGWRYLFFYEGGLAIASVIFIYTLMSDFPKDAKWLSTEEKNLLVSEIETSPTVHTRWTRALADPDVIKLAIVYFLGVTSLYGYTIWLPSIISSFSGISASLSSFLSVIPYVIASISLIFIARYSDKKQTHKWVTFYVFLIAGVGLAASAAVLGISAAISFIFFVVAAIGIFSFLSPFWAIPTKFLKGESSAASIGMINAVGNLGGISGPIIVGVLKAYTNSFLPGIYAMAAFAFIAGIVVLLIKKDVKQII from the coding sequence ATGAGTTCTACATTATGGAAAAAGAGGGTAATCCATATTATAGTTTTTGTGCTAGTATTATACCTAATTAATTTCCTAGATAGAGTAAATATTTCTTATGCAATAGACGCTGGAATGTTTAACGATCTAGGGTTGAGCTCTGCTACAGCTACAGTGGCTGCATCATTAGCTTCTTCTCTATTCTTCGTAGGATACTTTATTCCTCAAATATTCTCAAATTTACAGATTAATAGGATAGGAGTTAGGAAAGTTTTTGCTCTAGCTTTCCTATTCTGGGGCATTATTACTGTTTTAACAGGGTTATCTACTTCAGTTACTGAAGTGTACGTACTAAGATTTTTATTAGGAATTGCAGAAGCTCCATTTTACGCTGGCGTAATATTTTACTTGAGTTTATGGTTTACCAAAAAAGAGAGGGCTACAGCAAATAGCTTATTTAATGCAGCAATACCTATTTCTGGAATTATAGGAGGATTAATAGCGGGAACAATATTTTCGGTTTATGGTAATGATCCTGGGTGGAGATACTTATTCTTTTATGAGGGGGGCCTAGCTATAGCGTCAGTAATATTCATTTATACATTAATGAGTGACTTCCCTAAAGATGCGAAATGGCTATCAACAGAGGAGAAAAATCTTCTAGTTTCGGAAATAGAAACTTCACCAACTGTTCACACTAGATGGACCAGAGCCTTAGCGGACCCCGACGTAATAAAACTAGCTATTGTGTACTTCCTTGGAGTCACCAGCCTATATGGTTATACCATATGGCTTCCTTCAATAATTTCAAGCTTTTCTGGAATCTCGGCGTCCTTATCAAGTTTTCTTAGTGTTATACCTTACGTCATAGCTTCCATAAGTCTAATATTTATAGCTAGATATTCTGATAAAAAACAAACACATAAATGGGTTACTTTTTACGTATTTCTAATAGCTGGTGTCGGATTAGCTGCAAGTGCCGCAGTTCTAGGAATATCGGCTGCAATATCTTTCATATTTTTCGTGGTAGCTGCAATAGGTATATTCAGTTTCCTATCACCGTTCTGGGCAATACCTACAAAATTCTTAAAAGGTGAATCTTCTGCAGCATCAATAGGAATGATAAATGCCGTAGGAAATCTTGGAGGAATATCTGGACCTATAATAGTGGGAGTTTTAAAGGCTTACACTAACTCTTTTTTACCAGGGATTTACGCTATGGCAGCTTTCGCTTTCATAGCAGGAATAGTGGTTCTACTAATAAAGAAAGATGTAAAACAAATCATATAA
- a CDS encoding sugar porter family MFS transporter, whose protein sequence is MSSQSALQQILDQIDTRKVTRFYWIITILAAIGGFLFGYDTEVIGIASVFVPYHFTGFVYGYEIASASLGAAIGAIIAYFYTDRYGRKSLLIADAAIYTAAAILSALTINGAMLLIMRTIIGIAIGADSAVATAYITEYAPKDRRGSLAIMQQWMITIGILGSYFVGSAVLLIAPSLAYAVGWRLILGLAAIPALIGLIFRFMMPESPRWLLLSGQIDRLKRDLKKFGLEVSDSLIQKATQEVKAEALAKFDTPTKRALLVVGLWIVFQQITGINVPFYYGPTIILGLHLFASSTNPVYTEIDSVLAASILAVINVAATYIAFKYIDRIGRRNLGISAYAGMLVFDLIGGILVMEGILIGALIAFAGFIIFFAYGVGGTGWLIQAEYFKTAIRGRMAAIIALIDWLANFAIIEVFPVMLSSIGLAGSMFVFTALDAIALGVIYFLLPETKGLSLEQVVKMFGETPTSQLRKGREIVMKEEKKEKLVPESK, encoded by the coding sequence ATGTCATCCCAATCAGCATTACAACAAATTCTAGACCAAATAGACACTAGGAAAGTAACTAGATTCTATTGGATAATAACGATCTTAGCTGCGATAGGAGGTTTTCTATTTGGTTACGATACTGAAGTTATAGGTATTGCATCTGTTTTTGTCCCATATCATTTTACTGGATTTGTTTACGGATACGAAATAGCCAGCGCATCATTGGGCGCAGCTATAGGTGCCATAATAGCTTATTTTTACACGGATAGATACGGAAGAAAATCGTTATTGATTGCAGACGCAGCTATTTACACTGCTGCCGCTATCCTCTCAGCTCTTACAATAAATGGGGCAATGCTTCTTATAATGAGGACAATCATAGGCATAGCTATAGGTGCAGATTCTGCAGTAGCTACTGCCTACATAACGGAATACGCTCCAAAGGACAGAAGAGGATCACTTGCAATAATGCAACAATGGATGATAACAATAGGTATTTTGGGATCTTATTTTGTTGGATCTGCAGTTTTGTTAATAGCTCCGTCTTTAGCCTACGCTGTAGGATGGAGATTAATATTAGGATTAGCCGCAATTCCTGCTTTAATAGGTTTAATATTCAGATTCATGATGCCTGAATCTCCAAGATGGTTGTTACTATCTGGACAAATTGATAGATTAAAGAGGGACTTAAAGAAGTTCGGATTAGAGGTTAGCGATTCACTCATTCAAAAAGCTACGCAAGAAGTTAAGGCTGAAGCTTTGGCAAAGTTTGATACGCCCACAAAGAGAGCTCTCCTAGTAGTAGGATTATGGATAGTTTTCCAACAAATAACTGGAATAAACGTTCCATTCTATTACGGTCCCACTATAATTCTTGGATTGCATTTATTTGCTAGCTCAACAAATCCAGTATATACTGAGATTGACTCAGTCTTGGCAGCATCAATACTTGCTGTAATAAACGTAGCAGCCACTTACATTGCCTTTAAGTATATTGATAGGATAGGAAGAAGGAACTTAGGAATTTCTGCATATGCAGGAATGCTAGTTTTCGATTTAATAGGAGGAATACTTGTAATGGAAGGTATATTAATAGGAGCCCTCATAGCGTTTGCAGGATTCATAATATTCTTCGCATATGGTGTAGGAGGTACTGGATGGTTAATTCAAGCTGAATATTTCAAGACTGCAATTAGGGGTAGAATGGCTGCAATAATAGCGTTAATAGATTGGTTAGCAAATTTCGCAATAATTGAAGTCTTCCCTGTAATGTTGTCGTCCATAGGATTAGCGGGATCAATGTTCGTATTTACGGCATTGGACGCTATAGCGTTAGGTGTCATATACTTCTTACTACCAGAAACTAAAGGATTATCGCTAGAGCAAGTAGTCAAAATGTTTGGAGAAACACCTACATCACAATTGAGGAAAGGAAGAGAAATCGTAATGAAAGAAGAGAAAAAAGAAAAACTTGTTCCAGAATCTAAATAA
- a CDS encoding class I SAM-dependent methyltransferase — translation MEIDFGTYHHSTKQESENFRKRISELFKKAFSSVIQDPSKVLDAGCGLGFLSSVVMDYFKNTIVYGVDNFQDTSLKDNSIEKLRKNISILGFDKRFYIISSDLTGIPFRDNSFDVIVSNLVYHNIKDRDVALQELVRILKPYGFILLGDLFFYKLQLKNVDIVSEIYDENLDKYKIVILKKVI, via the coding sequence ATGGAAATAGATTTCGGCACTTATCATCATTCTACCAAACAAGAATCGGAGAACTTTAGGAAAAGAATATCAGAACTTTTTAAGAAAGCGTTTAGCTCAGTCATACAAGATCCTTCTAAAGTATTGGATGCAGGATGTGGACTAGGATTTTTATCAAGCGTAGTAATGGATTATTTTAAAAATACTATTGTGTACGGCGTTGATAATTTTCAAGATACTAGCCTAAAGGATAACAGCATAGAGAAGTTGAGAAAAAATATTTCAATTTTAGGTTTTGATAAAAGATTCTACATAATATCTTCAGATCTAACTGGTATCCCATTCAGGGATAATTCCTTTGATGTTATAGTATCAAATTTAGTCTATCATAATATAAAAGATAGAGATGTAGCATTGCAGGAATTAGTACGTATCCTGAAGCCATATGGATTTATACTTTTAGGAGATTTATTCTTTTATAAGCTACAGTTAAAAAATGTAGATATAGTATCAGAAATATATGATGAGAATTTAGACAAATATAAAATAGTTATATTAAAAAAAGTTATTTAG
- a CDS encoding PaREP1 family protein, with amino-acid sequence MQILRTSADIYLEEADELLSKNDIIQASEKYYRAAEEAIKILSSVILEKNIISEVISKNWNTEIINKAVFQLSSVLGNWIIESWGSAVVLITVNLDLLQVKKYRENIVKLIQIADERFNRKIIERG; translated from the coding sequence ATGCAAATCCTAAGAACGTCTGCCGACATATATCTAGAGGAAGCTGATGAATTACTTTCAAAAAACGACATAATTCAAGCAAGCGAAAAATACTACAGAGCAGCAGAAGAAGCAATAAAAATACTTTCCAGCGTGATTCTTGAAAAAAATATAATTTCTGAAGTTATAAGCAAGAACTGGAACACGGAAATAATTAATAAAGCAGTGTTTCAGCTATCGTCAGTACTTGGAAATTGGATAATTGAAAGCTGGGGCTCTGCAGTTGTATTAATAACAGTAAATCTTGATCTTCTACAAGTAAAAAAATATAGGGAAAATATAGTTAAGTTAATTCAGATTGCTGACGAAAGATTTAATAGAAAAATTATTGAAAGAGGCTGA
- a CDS encoding PaREP1 family protein: protein MKEADELLSKNDIIQASEKYYKAAEEAIKILSFNNSIKIISKVNQIGHWNSKLYFNAIDELDNIYPNIRSLWISAWILHVEGFHEARLTQENVKLLKNDIEKIIKLI from the coding sequence TTGAAAGAGGCTGATGAATTACTTTCAAAAAACGACATAATTCAAGCAAGCGAAAAATACTACAAAGCAGCAGAAGAAGCAATAAAAATACTTTCCTTTAATAATTCAATAAAAATTATTTCCAAAGTAAACCAGATAGGTCACTGGAATTCAAAGCTTTACTTTAATGCTATTGATGAACTTGATAACATTTATCCCAATATAAGGTCATTATGGATATCTGCCTGGATATTACATGTAGAAGGATTTCATGAGGCTAGATTAACTCAAGAAAATGTTAAGCTTCTTAAAAATGATATAGAAAAAATAATAAAATTAATATAA
- a CDS encoding AAA family ATPase produces the protein MKDIFDREKEINVLRNSLDSPLTVILGLRRTGKTSLVKSVLNNIRATYVFLDMRRFENKEYIVYKDFLSVLEREVNSITRKYKGLVDYFKTVKGVNFAGLSLSFSWGKERTELSDVLSSLNEWAEDNGNNVILVLDEAQELIKLKGYDILPSIAYTFDNLRNLSFIVTGSEIRVKSKFLRFDNENSPLYGRAYVEINVNPFDKDTSIKFLEKGFEEQGIKFSRAEEVYEELGGNPGWLTYYGYVYIKKRDTDVMEGTKKYAKKLLSTEFCNFLIEGNRLQSKERYLKVLETCKFGCSWKDIKNALEALEGREINDDTLYTILHNLLEYSFLIKENRKYFLADPILKEISNVKC, from the coding sequence TTGAAAGATATATTTGACAGAGAAAAAGAAATTAACGTATTAAGAAATTCCCTTGATTCTCCATTGACTGTCATTTTAGGCTTAAGAAGAACGGGCAAAACGTCGTTAGTTAAGTCGGTTCTTAATAACATAAGAGCCACTTACGTATTCTTGGACATGAGAAGATTTGAAAACAAGGAATACATAGTTTACAAGGATTTTCTAAGTGTATTGGAGAGAGAAGTTAACTCAATTACTAGAAAATATAAAGGATTAGTTGACTATTTCAAGACAGTTAAAGGAGTGAATTTTGCAGGTCTTTCTTTAAGCTTTAGTTGGGGAAAAGAAAGGACAGAGCTTTCTGACGTACTTTCTTCGTTAAATGAGTGGGCTGAGGATAATGGTAATAACGTAATCTTGGTTTTAGATGAGGCTCAAGAACTGATAAAGCTTAAGGGATATGACATACTACCGTCAATAGCTTATACCTTTGATAATTTAAGAAACTTGAGTTTCATAGTAACTGGTTCAGAAATAAGGGTAAAATCAAAGTTCTTAAGGTTTGACAATGAGAACTCTCCACTTTACGGTAGAGCTTACGTAGAAATTAACGTTAACCCTTTTGATAAGGATACATCAATTAAATTCCTTGAGAAGGGTTTTGAGGAACAAGGAATTAAATTCAGTAGAGCGGAAGAGGTTTACGAAGAACTGGGAGGTAACCCTGGTTGGCTAACCTATTATGGTTACGTTTATATTAAGAAAAGAGACACGGACGTAATGGAAGGAACTAAAAAATACGCTAAGAAGTTGTTATCTACTGAATTCTGTAATTTCCTAATTGAAGGCAATAGATTACAGTCAAAGGAAAGATATCTTAAAGTTCTAGAAACGTGCAAATTCGGTTGTTCATGGAAGGACATAAAGAATGCATTAGAGGCGTTGGAAGGAAGAGAAATAAACGATGATACATTGTACACTATACTTCATAATTTATTAGAGTATTCGTTTCTAATCAAGGAGAACAGAAAATACTTTTTAGCTGATCCCATTTTAAAGGAGATAAGTAATGTAAAGTGTTAA
- a CDS encoding PIN domain-containing protein produces the protein MVTESVVQELAEFIFQKYLDYMNSSQQERANGYIKLFKYLIEYLSKYPLLSHSFKDYIQAIDLSTSRNIDVTDALLVITALKLNTVIMTKDKDFERVKDLVKIKYL, from the coding sequence ATAGTAACTGAGAGTGTGGTTCAAGAACTTGCGGAATTTATATTTCAAAAATATCTAGATTATATGAATTCTTCACAACAAGAGAGAGCTAATGGATACATAAAACTCTTCAAATATTTGATCGAATACTTGTCTAAATATCCTTTACTGAGTCATTCCTTCAAGGATTATATTCAAGCTATAGATCTCTCTACTAGTAGGAATATCGATGTTACAGACGCTCTTTTAGTAATAACTGCTCTCAAACTGAATACAGTAATAATGACTAAGGATAAGGATTTTGAGAGAGTTAAGGATCTAGTAAAAATAAAATATTTGTGA
- a CDS encoding amidohydrolase family protein, with amino-acid sequence MIIVESNGKREEIPVIDYHVHVWKANEDNWLRPELAKGWIDCFYDYHKSLTPEEYLMNYETFKYYGADKMIEDVMVNGYVDVAITQPQYLQYFYREPFGNTDEFGKLVLSNPYRFVIGTRWDPRDGEEGKKRLEEDVRKYRVKPWQMKHVKLYTAEWKDINGNLSRGWRLDSKEAFDFIEFSKSLGIDILVAHKGPTVWPLDKDAFDIKDVDSAASSFPEMKFVVTHIGLPRLEDFVWTAVQDKNIYAGLAVASAFVHKRPKYFAQIMAELLFWLGPDRILMGTDYAIWNPKWILEDFIKFELPEDVKREYGVELTLDVKKKILYENASKLWGINVNDVKRREDEISKKAKVLKVNL; translated from the coding sequence TTGATTATTGTTGAAAGTAATGGAAAAAGAGAGGAAATTCCTGTAATAGATTATCATGTCCATGTTTGGAAAGCAAATGAAGATAATTGGCTGAGACCAGAATTAGCTAAAGGTTGGATAGACTGTTTTTATGATTATCATAAATCCTTAACTCCAGAAGAGTACCTCATGAATTATGAGACTTTTAAGTATTATGGAGCAGATAAAATGATAGAAGACGTAATGGTAAATGGATATGTAGACGTAGCAATAACGCAACCTCAATATCTGCAATACTTCTATAGAGAACCATTTGGGAATACTGATGAATTTGGGAAGCTAGTTCTTTCTAATCCATATAGGTTCGTTATAGGTACTAGGTGGGATCCTAGAGACGGCGAAGAAGGAAAAAAGAGATTAGAAGAAGACGTAAGAAAATATAGGGTGAAACCATGGCAGATGAAACATGTCAAATTGTATACTGCAGAATGGAAAGATATTAACGGAAATTTGTCGAGAGGATGGAGGCTTGACTCAAAGGAAGCATTTGATTTTATAGAATTTAGTAAATCTTTAGGAATTGACATTTTAGTGGCACATAAGGGACCTACTGTATGGCCATTGGATAAGGACGCTTTCGATATAAAAGACGTTGACTCTGCAGCCTCTTCTTTTCCTGAGATGAAATTCGTTGTAACTCATATAGGATTACCAAGATTAGAAGATTTTGTATGGACTGCAGTACAAGATAAGAATATCTATGCAGGATTAGCCGTTGCGTCAGCGTTTGTCCATAAAAGACCGAAATATTTTGCGCAGATAATGGCTGAATTGCTCTTCTGGTTAGGCCCTGACAGAATACTCATGGGAACAGATTATGCCATATGGAATCCTAAATGGATATTGGAAGATTTCATTAAGTTTGAACTTCCAGAGGACGTTAAAAGGGAATATGGAGTAGAATTAACTCTAGATGTAAAAAAGAAGATTTTATATGAAAACGCATCGAAATTGTGGGGAATCAACGTTAATGATGTAAAGAGAAGAGAGGATGAAATAAGTAAAAAAGCTAAAGTTCTTAAGGTGAATCTATGA
- a CDS encoding metal-sulfur cluster biosynthetic enzyme, with the protein MSVENVLKSIIDPETNYSITELGFIKKIEKEHIVLSPPTYWCPPMFLYMIMEEIKVKLPNITIEVSDHHDAKRLTECINSRKSFSECYSSEVSGNEYNEIKEKFITKRMKKDRLTNLSFNINGEMCKLLSEARRK; encoded by the coding sequence ATGAGTGTAGAAAATGTACTTAAATCCATAATTGATCCTGAAACAAATTATTCAATTACCGAACTGGGATTTATTAAAAAAATTGAGAAGGAGCATATAGTTTTGTCTCCCCCTACTTACTGGTGTCCTCCAATGTTCCTCTATATGATTATGGAAGAAATAAAAGTCAAATTGCCTAACATTACCATTGAGGTTAGCGATCATCACGATGCAAAAAGATTAACAGAATGTATAAATTCCAGGAAAAGTTTTTCAGAATGTTATTCCAGTGAGGTTTCAGGAAATGAATATAACGAGATAAAAGAGAAATTCATCACGAAGAGGATGAAAAAAGACAGATTAACTAACCTATCTTTTAATATAAATGGGGAAATGTGCAAACTCCTTTCTGAGGCTAGAAGAAAATGA
- a CDS encoding NAD(P)-dependent alcohol dehydrogenase, whose product MKAFRIHDYNKPLVMDNVPEPKISEPYDIIVRIKGAGVCRTDLHIQEGVWKDVFNPKLPFTIGHENVGIVEEVGSAVDWIERGDSVILHPYITCRHCRACRAGNDMHCPYGKFPGLDGTDGGYAEYLKTSAFSAIKIPKGIDIAPMAPLADAGITAYHAVKKLSSYFYPGSTAVVIGVGGLGHIGIQVLKAITPAKVIAIDVNEEKIKLAKELGADETIIADKDGGVSDVLKITDGGADVVIDFVGEYSTPSNSLKMIRKGGIYSIVGYGGEVSDKTLDFISREISIVGNLVGTYNELSELVNLYSQGKVKLKVKTFSLEEANEALEELKHGKILGRGVLVT is encoded by the coding sequence ATGAAAGCTTTCAGAATTCATGACTATAATAAACCCTTAGTAATGGATAACGTTCCTGAACCTAAAATAAGCGAACCGTACGATATCATAGTTAGAATAAAGGGGGCTGGAGTATGCAGAACTGATCTTCATATCCAAGAAGGAGTATGGAAAGATGTATTTAATCCTAAACTTCCGTTTACTATAGGCCATGAGAACGTTGGAATAGTAGAAGAAGTTGGAAGTGCAGTAGACTGGATAGAAAGAGGCGATTCAGTTATTCTTCACCCTTATATTACATGCAGACATTGTAGAGCATGTAGAGCAGGAAACGATATGCATTGTCCTTATGGAAAGTTCCCTGGATTAGATGGTACTGATGGAGGATATGCAGAATATCTTAAAACGTCTGCATTCTCTGCAATAAAAATACCTAAAGGGATAGATATAGCTCCTATGGCTCCTTTAGCAGACGCAGGAATTACTGCTTATCATGCAGTCAAAAAATTGTCTTCCTATTTTTATCCCGGATCAACGGCTGTTGTAATAGGAGTAGGAGGTTTAGGACACATAGGAATCCAAGTTTTAAAAGCGATAACTCCTGCAAAGGTTATAGCCATTGACGTAAATGAAGAAAAAATAAAATTAGCTAAAGAACTCGGTGCTGATGAGACTATCATTGCAGATAAGGATGGCGGAGTATCTGATGTGTTGAAGATCACTGATGGTGGAGCAGACGTTGTAATAGATTTTGTTGGAGAATACTCTACGCCATCTAACTCCTTAAAGATGATAAGAAAAGGAGGAATCTATTCTATTGTAGGATATGGAGGAGAAGTTTCAGACAAGACATTGGATTTCATAAGTAGGGAGATAAGTATAGTTGGAAATCTTGTAGGTACCTATAACGAACTCTCTGAATTAGTCAATCTTTATTCTCAAGGAAAAGTAAAATTGAAAGTAAAAACTTTCTCGCTGGAAGAAGCTAATGAAGCATTAGAAGAGTTAAAACATGGAAAAATATTGGGAAGAGGAGTTCTAGTAACATGA
- a CDS encoding helix-turn-helix domain-containing protein: protein MITKLSLELEHYGDWTVFSENFDKLTADSVYFFTNPSSRLNYEIFHVMSSKQDNIVDFIRMIRRSKDIRVIKYIFISKNLAEIHLTGSYDSSIRKIFMERMSIVKNLSVKDGFENYIIYIVNGDRDLIRELYEDLKHVAKIKSFIIEEYAKDSNYVFSSPLLSKREKTILLEAYKEGYFNYPRNITLEKLSNRLGISKAVTNYYLRNGIRKIIRNYLIQDQEYC from the coding sequence ATGATAACTAAACTGTCTCTAGAGTTAGAACATTATGGAGATTGGACTGTATTTTCGGAAAACTTTGATAAACTCACTGCTGATAGTGTATATTTTTTTACTAATCCGTCTAGCAGACTGAATTATGAAATATTTCATGTAATGTCTTCAAAACAAGACAACATAGTAGATTTTATTAGAATGATAAGGAGATCAAAAGATATAAGAGTTATAAAATATATTTTTATTTCAAAAAATTTAGCAGAAATTCATTTGACTGGATCTTATGACTCTTCCATTAGGAAAATTTTTATGGAACGAATGAGTATAGTAAAGAATTTATCAGTTAAAGACGGTTTTGAGAATTATATTATATATATAGTAAACGGAGATCGGGATTTGATAAGGGAACTATATGAAGATTTAAAACATGTAGCTAAAATAAAAAGTTTCATCATAGAAGAATATGCAAAAGATAGTAACTATGTATTTTCAAGTCCCTTATTATCAAAAAGAGAAAAAACGATATTATTAGAAGCTTATAAGGAAGGATATTTCAATTATCCTAGAAATATTACACTTGAAAAATTATCCAATAGGCTAGGTATATCTAAAGCCGTAACGAATTATTATCTTAGAAATGGTATAAGGAAAATCATAAGAAATTATCTTATTCAAGATCAGGAATATTGTTAA